GTCACGGCGCCGCTCAGGCGGATGATCTGCGACGTCCCTGAGCTTGCCTTGCTGGACGGCCGCGCCCGCGGGACACAGGAGCGTTTCCTGGCCGGCATCGCCGATCCGGCCGCCCGCGCCGCCGCGGCCTACGACCTGATCCAGGAGGAACGGCGCTTCCACGAGCGGATCGCCGCGCTTTGCTGGATCCGCAGCGGGACGGAAGGCGACCCGGATGTCGCGGCATCGGCACGATCCTGCCTGACCACCGCGCTCGACCGCCGGCTGGACGACGTGGCGGAGCGGATCGCGGCGCTGCGCGGCGGCGCAAGGCTGGCGGGCCGTCCCTAGAAACGGTCATGGGAAGCGTCGAATCGCACGCCGGTGCAGTCATTCTGTCTTGCCTGGACCAACGGGGACTGCTAACCCGCAGAACCTCACCGTTCGGACAATCCGCCGCCCATGCCGATCGACTATTACCTGAACATCGCGGCTTCCGGGCTGCTGACCGGCCTGGTCTATGGGCTGGCGGCGCTGGGGCTATCGGTCATCTTCGGCGTTGTGCGCGTCGTCAACTTCGCCCATGGCGAGATGATGGTGGCCGGCATGTACGGCGCCGTGCTGCTGGGCGGCTGGTGGGGGCTCGACCCGCTGCTGTCGGCGCCGGTCATGGCGGCGCTGCTGTTCGCCTGCGGCTGGCTTCTGCAGCGCGGATTGGTGAACAAGTTCGTCGAGCGGCCGGAGCACATGCAGTTCATCCTGCTGCTGGGCATCGCCACCATCCTGGTCAACGCCATGCTGATGCTGTTCGGCCCGGACGCCCGCAACGTCCAGGTGCCCTACAGCTTCGACACGGTGGAGATCGGGCCGATGCTGCTCGACGCCGTGCGGCTGCGCGCCGGGGCGGCGGCCATCGTGGTGGCGGCGGCGCTGTTCGCCTTCTTCCGCTTCAGCCGCACCGGCAAGGCGATCCGCGCCTGCGCCGACAACCCGCTGGGCGCCCGCGTGGTCGGGCTGAACATCGACGGACTCTATGCCCTGACCTTCGGCATCGGCGCCGCGGTTGTCGGGGTGGCCGGTGCGCTGATGACGCTGCTGGTCGACGCCCGGCCGCAGCTGGCGCCGGAATATACGCTGCTCAGCTTCATCATCGTCATCGTCGGCGGTCTGGGCAGCCTGCCCGGCGCGCTGCTGGGCGGCGTGCTGATCGGCATGTCGGAGGCGCTGGCCGGC
The sequence above is drawn from the Azospirillum lipoferum 4B genome and encodes:
- a CDS encoding branched-chain amino acid ABC transporter permease is translated as MPIDYYLNIAASGLLTGLVYGLAALGLSVIFGVVRVVNFAHGEMMVAGMYGAVLLGGWWGLDPLLSAPVMAALLFACGWLLQRGLVNKFVERPEHMQFILLLGIATILVNAMLMLFGPDARNVQVPYSFDTVEIGPMLLDAVRLRAGAAAIVVAAALFAFFRFSRTGKAIRACADNPLGARVVGLNIDGLYALTFGIGAAVVGVAGALMTLLVDARPQLAPEYTLLSFIIVIVGGLGSLPGALLGGVLIGMSEALAGFLLTPSLKSLFSYGVLIVVLLLRPQGLLGKRS